A region of Streptomyces sp. TG1A-60 DNA encodes the following proteins:
- a CDS encoding calcium-binding protein has product MLTGAMAFTLPTAAHAAPPATCNDMPADIVGTDGDDRIVLSSDTRLVVSTGAGNDTIILSGAGNHVICAGAGADTVIGGSGDDWITGEQGRDHIEGRNGDDTLLGGAAADTLLGGTGNDRLTGDAGADTLDGDAGADWIDGLAGADRISGGAGGDTLYGRAGADRISGDAGPDTVYGGAGPDTLNGDAGADTLRGQAGADDLDGGMGNDLLYGGGGNDLLADPAGADDSGDGGAGAADQCDIRIETRVNCETLF; this is encoded by the coding sequence ATGCTAACTGGCGCCATGGCCTTCACCCTGCCGACGGCAGCGCACGCCGCGCCACCGGCGACATGCAACGACATGCCCGCCGACATCGTCGGCACGGACGGCGACGACCGGATCGTGCTCAGCTCCGACACCCGCCTGGTGGTCTCCACCGGAGCCGGTAACGACACCATCATCCTCAGTGGCGCCGGCAACCACGTCATCTGCGCCGGAGCCGGTGCGGACACAGTCATCGGGGGCAGCGGCGACGACTGGATCACCGGCGAGCAAGGCCGGGACCACATCGAAGGCCGCAATGGCGATGACACCCTCCTCGGCGGAGCCGCCGCCGACACCCTGCTCGGCGGCACGGGCAACGACCGCCTCACCGGGGACGCCGGCGCCGACACCCTGGACGGCGATGCCGGCGCCGACTGGATCGACGGCCTGGCAGGGGCCGACCGGATCTCCGGCGGCGCGGGCGGCGACACGCTCTACGGCCGTGCCGGAGCCGACCGGATCTCCGGCGACGCGGGCCCGGACACCGTCTACGGCGGGGCCGGCCCCGACACCCTGAACGGCGACGCCGGAGCAGACACCCTCCGTGGCCAGGCAGGCGCCGACGACCTCGACGGCGGCATGGGCAACGACCTGCTCTACGGCGGCGGCGGCAACGACCTGCTGGCCGATCCCGCCGGCGCAGACGACTCCGGCGACGGCGGCGCGGGCGCAGCGGACCAGTGCGACATCCGGATCGAGACGCGGGTGAACTGCGAGACGCTCTTCTGA
- a CDS encoding FG-GAP and VCBS repeat-containing protein — MAFPLRASLATATAAALTGGLLTLTTAGTASAAAAEYADDFNGDGYRDLVTAAPMATVGDVTYAGAVVVNYGSASGISAARRTVITQRTSGIPGTPEERDEFGSALASGDLDNDGYADLVVGSEQEGVGSDADSGTVVVIWGSASGLLGGLTVADPAASAGAEWGKSLAVGDFSGDGKADLAVGGTGKDIWIHQGGFTKASGAASRYELATDLYAPGSSNHGAQNLAAGDIDGDGADDLVVSGQYHPETSGTWDDGTLVYLGSASGLAFQTFLKSDAWERAAVGDLNADGYADVVTSAAPGSARAGDGGSVSAYLGSTSGVRTQRQTVDQDTPGVPGVSEDEDWFGHAFSVGDVDGDGYADVAVGAIYEKVGDAHQTGSVTVLRGAATGLTGTGAQAIHQATAGVPGAAEANDFFGSAVRLADLDGDGRADLSVGAAGENDANGALWSLRGSSSGVTTTGALSFGPSAVGVSTSGYPRLGFNMLR, encoded by the coding sequence ATGGCGTTTCCCCTACGCGCCTCCCTGGCCACGGCGACGGCGGCAGCCCTGACCGGCGGCCTGCTGACCCTGACCACCGCCGGTACGGCGAGCGCGGCTGCGGCCGAGTACGCGGACGACTTCAACGGCGACGGCTACCGTGACCTCGTGACGGCCGCGCCCATGGCCACCGTGGGCGACGTCACGTACGCCGGTGCCGTGGTCGTGAACTACGGCTCGGCGTCCGGCATCAGCGCCGCCCGGCGCACCGTCATCACGCAGAGAACCAGCGGGATACCCGGTACGCCCGAGGAGCGGGACGAGTTCGGCTCGGCCCTCGCGTCGGGCGACCTCGACAACGACGGGTACGCCGACCTCGTGGTCGGATCCGAGCAGGAAGGCGTCGGCTCCGACGCCGACAGCGGAACGGTCGTGGTCATCTGGGGAAGCGCGAGCGGCCTCTTGGGCGGTCTGACCGTCGCCGACCCCGCCGCCTCCGCCGGCGCCGAGTGGGGAAAGTCCCTCGCTGTCGGTGACTTCAGCGGCGACGGCAAGGCCGACCTCGCCGTCGGCGGCACGGGCAAGGACATCTGGATCCACCAGGGCGGCTTCACCAAGGCGTCCGGCGCCGCGTCCAGGTACGAACTCGCCACGGACCTCTACGCCCCCGGCAGCAGCAACCACGGCGCCCAGAACCTCGCCGCCGGCGACATCGACGGCGACGGCGCCGACGACCTGGTCGTCAGCGGCCAGTACCACCCCGAGACGTCCGGGACGTGGGACGACGGCACGCTGGTCTACCTGGGCTCCGCGTCCGGGCTCGCCTTCCAGACCTTCCTCAAGAGCGACGCCTGGGAGCGGGCGGCCGTCGGCGACCTCAACGCCGACGGTTACGCCGACGTGGTCACGAGCGCCGCCCCGGGCTCGGCACGGGCGGGCGACGGCGGCTCCGTCAGCGCCTACCTCGGCAGCACGTCCGGCGTCCGCACCCAGCGACAGACCGTCGACCAGGACACCCCCGGGGTCCCGGGAGTGTCCGAGGACGAGGACTGGTTCGGGCACGCGTTCTCCGTCGGCGACGTCGACGGCGACGGGTACGCGGACGTGGCCGTCGGCGCGATCTACGAAAAGGTCGGGGACGCCCACCAGACCGGCAGCGTCACGGTACTGCGCGGCGCGGCCACCGGTCTGACCGGCACGGGCGCCCAGGCGATCCACCAGGCCACCGCGGGCGTCCCCGGAGCCGCCGAGGCCAACGACTTCTTCGGTTCCGCGGTACGTCTGGCCGACCTCGACGGCGACGGCAGGGCGGACCTCTCCGTCGGCGCCGCCGGGGAGAACGACGCGAACGGCGCACTGTGGAGCCTGCGTGGCTCCTCCTCGGGAGTAACCACGACGGGCGCCCTCAGCTTCGGCCCGTCGGCGGTGGGCGTCTCAACGTCCGGATATCCGAGGCTGGGCTTCAACATGCTGCGCTAG
- a CDS encoding DUF5990 family protein: MRIRIEAVDLPGLTSPTPVDSEVPAYANIHVAVQRRDRPAELLDPQPGDAPSATWTLECTTSASPTGTEVKGPYVQDRLGRRFIYLSWGTVDESGTFTMFRRAKLMLDVIPADVLAAAARDGLLVGRLGLTDAQGGPLCARVQPPHITWTAARAG, from the coding sequence ATGCGCATCCGCATCGAAGCAGTCGACCTGCCCGGCCTCACCTCCCCCACCCCTGTCGACAGTGAGGTCCCCGCATACGCCAACATCCACGTCGCCGTGCAACGCCGCGACCGTCCGGCCGAACTCCTCGATCCGCAGCCCGGCGACGCACCGTCCGCGACATGGACCCTGGAGTGCACCACGAGCGCCTCGCCGACCGGCACCGAGGTCAAAGGCCCCTACGTGCAGGACCGTTTGGGCCGACGGTTCATCTACCTGTCGTGGGGCACGGTCGACGAGTCGGGTACCTTCACGATGTTCCGCCGCGCCAAGCTCATGCTCGACGTCATCCCCGCCGACGTACTCGCCGCCGCCGCACGTGACGGGCTGCTGGTCGGACGCCTCGGTCTGACCGACGCGCAGGGCGGGCCCCTGTGCGCACGAGTCCAGCCCCCGCACATCACCTGGACCGCCGCACGCGCCGGTTAG
- a CDS encoding MerR family transcriptional regulator has translation MRSIGEMAGDSGLSVSALRFYDRAGVLVPAWVDPVSGYRWYGPEQLEESRLLARLRRAGMPLADIRLVLAGWSSADTDLVRKLLQAHLRRLELGLSDARGEFSTLRALLERRENPMTMLRTATVRLAVSAPELAAALDAVRFAASADPALPMLGGVLFDIEGEALHVVATDRYRMAVAQAGTTGHGGPRVQVIVPSPLADAMRALLSDDASVQLTVDGDRVALETGDRQAAGQCLDHDFPDYRRLVRLPAGHRALIDVTAFREAVETGPVRAGEVREQDGVSCDLSVLKVAADGVVTVCEDGDDDQDHVAVNREFLLHALAAGARDQLILEFGTPTAPLAIRRPDTEDTFSMLMPVRLEN, from the coding sequence ATGCGCAGTATTGGTGAGATGGCCGGGGACAGTGGCCTGAGCGTGAGCGCCCTGCGGTTCTACGACCGTGCCGGCGTGCTGGTCCCGGCCTGGGTGGATCCGGTGAGTGGCTATCGCTGGTACGGCCCCGAGCAGCTTGAAGAGTCCCGGTTGTTGGCCCGGCTGCGCCGGGCGGGTATGCCGTTGGCGGACATCCGGCTGGTACTGGCCGGCTGGTCCAGTGCGGACACCGACCTGGTGCGGAAGCTGCTTCAGGCACATCTGCGCCGTCTTGAACTGGGGCTGTCCGATGCCCGCGGTGAGTTCTCCACGCTCCGAGCGCTACTCGAACGCAGGGAGAATCCCATGACCATGCTCCGCACCGCCACCGTCCGGCTGGCTGTCTCCGCGCCTGAGCTGGCCGCCGCGTTGGACGCGGTCCGCTTCGCCGCCAGTGCCGACCCGGCGCTGCCGATGCTCGGCGGTGTCCTGTTCGACATCGAGGGTGAGGCGCTCCATGTCGTGGCCACCGACCGGTACCGGATGGCTGTCGCACAAGCCGGTACCACCGGGCACGGCGGACCCCGTGTGCAGGTCATCGTTCCGTCCCCGCTCGCCGACGCGATGCGGGCGCTGTTGAGCGACGACGCATCCGTCCAGCTCACTGTGGACGGTGACCGCGTGGCCTTGGAGACGGGGGACCGTCAGGCGGCGGGCCAGTGCCTCGATCACGACTTCCCCGATTACCGTCGCCTCGTCCGCCTGCCGGCAGGGCACCGCGCCCTCATCGATGTCACGGCATTCCGGGAGGCGGTGGAAACCGGCCCCGTCCGTGCAGGCGAGGTGCGCGAGCAGGATGGCGTTTCCTGTGACCTCAGCGTGCTCAAGGTGGCGGCCGACGGCGTGGTGACCGTCTGCGAAGACGGTGACGACGACCAGGACCACGTGGCCGTCAACCGCGAGTTCCTGTTGCATGCCCTCGCCGCCGGAGCCCGGGACCAGCTGATCCTGGAGTTCGGCACCCCTACGGCGCCCCTGGCGATCCGCCGGCCCGACACCGAGGACACCTTTTCGATGCTGATGCCTGTGCGACTGGAGAACTGA
- a CDS encoding TrkA family potassium uptake protein: protein MARKTTPRKRRTAPQGSVVVIGLGRFGRALALELVDEDTEVLGIDENAEVVQALSGSLTHAVRADSTKEDALRQLGVHEFDRAVVAIGTDLEASILTASLLISFGIENVWAKAISEAHGRILTQLGVPHVVYPEHDMGQRVAHLVRGRMLDYIEFEDDFAMVKTNPPADIIGLPLSSSAVRSRHGITVVAIKRPGEGFTYATAETVVEADDTIIVAGRTRATERFSELQ, encoded by the coding sequence TTGGCTAGGAAGACCACCCCCAGGAAACGGCGCACGGCCCCGCAGGGCTCCGTCGTCGTCATCGGCCTGGGCCGCTTCGGCCGCGCCCTGGCCCTGGAACTCGTCGACGAGGACACCGAAGTGCTCGGCATCGACGAGAACGCCGAAGTCGTCCAGGCCCTCTCCGGCTCCCTCACCCACGCCGTGCGGGCCGACTCCACCAAGGAGGACGCCCTGCGCCAGCTGGGTGTCCACGAGTTCGACCGCGCCGTCGTCGCCATCGGGACCGACCTCGAAGCCAGCATCCTCACCGCCTCGCTGCTGATCTCCTTCGGCATCGAGAACGTCTGGGCCAAGGCCATCAGCGAAGCCCACGGCCGCATCCTCACCCAGCTGGGCGTCCCCCACGTCGTCTACCCCGAGCACGACATGGGCCAGCGCGTCGCCCACCTCGTACGGGGCCGCATGCTCGACTACATCGAATTCGAGGACGACTTCGCCATGGTCAAAACCAACCCGCCCGCCGACATCATCGGCCTCCCCCTGTCCAGCAGCGCCGTCCGCTCCCGCCACGGCATCACCGTCGTCGCCATCAAACGCCCCGGCGAAGGCTTCACCTACGCCACCGCCGAAACCGTCGTGGAAGCGGACGACACCATCATCGTCGCCGGACGCACCCGGGCAACCGAACGCTTCAGCGAACTTCAGTGA
- a CDS encoding potassium transporter TrkG — MTRRWPRLRHPAQVVVAGFATAIAIGTGLLMLPVAKTGPGGAGVLEALFTSTSAVCVTGLVVVDTPGYWSGFGQAVILALIQVGGFGIMTFASLLVLLVSHRIGLKARMTAAAETKTLGLGDVRAVVTGVVKVSLLLEAVTALVLAVRFATAYDESWPRALWLGVFHAISAFNNAGFALYSDSLMGFVTDPWICLPVALAVIAGGLGFPVLFELRRRFRKPRGWSLHTKIVLWATGIFLLGGSAFITAIEWSNPATLGPLDTPGKLLAGFFQGVMPRTAGFNSIDTSQMNPASWLGTDVLMFVGGASAGTAGGIKVTTFAVLFFVIYAEIRGEGAVNIFHRRLHGDLQRQALTVVLLSVAAVAITTVAFMVFSDHSLDQSLFEVTSAFATVGLSTGITADLHPGLQLLLIALMFIGRLGPITVASALALRARVRLYDLPEERPVIG; from the coding sequence GTGACGCGGCGGTGGCCGCGTCTTCGGCATCCGGCGCAGGTGGTCGTGGCGGGTTTCGCCACGGCGATCGCGATCGGGACCGGTCTGCTGATGCTGCCGGTGGCCAAGACGGGACCGGGCGGTGCCGGCGTGCTGGAGGCGCTGTTCACTTCCACCTCCGCGGTGTGTGTGACCGGTCTGGTCGTGGTGGACACCCCCGGCTACTGGAGCGGCTTCGGGCAGGCGGTGATCCTGGCGCTCATCCAGGTCGGCGGCTTCGGCATCATGACCTTCGCCTCCCTGCTGGTCCTGCTGGTCTCCCACCGCATCGGCCTGAAGGCGCGCATGACGGCCGCCGCGGAGACCAAGACCCTGGGGCTGGGCGATGTCCGCGCGGTCGTGACCGGTGTGGTCAAGGTCAGCCTGCTGCTGGAGGCGGTCACCGCGCTGGTGCTGGCCGTGCGGTTCGCCACCGCCTACGACGAGTCCTGGCCGCGCGCGCTGTGGCTGGGCGTCTTCCACGCCATCTCCGCGTTCAACAACGCCGGATTCGCCCTCTACTCGGACAGCCTGATGGGCTTCGTCACCGATCCGTGGATCTGCCTGCCCGTCGCGCTGGCGGTCATCGCGGGCGGACTGGGCTTCCCCGTGCTGTTCGAGCTGCGCCGCCGGTTCCGCAAGCCGCGCGGCTGGTCCCTGCACACCAAGATCGTGCTGTGGGCCACCGGGATCTTCCTTCTCGGAGGCAGCGCCTTCATCACCGCGATCGAATGGTCCAACCCCGCCACCCTGGGCCCCCTGGACACACCGGGGAAACTGCTGGCCGGGTTCTTCCAGGGCGTCATGCCGCGCACCGCCGGGTTCAACAGCATCGACACATCCCAGATGAACCCCGCGAGCTGGCTGGGCACGGACGTGCTGATGTTCGTCGGCGGGGCCAGCGCCGGCACCGCCGGCGGTATCAAGGTCACCACCTTCGCCGTGCTGTTCTTCGTCATATACGCCGAGATCCGCGGTGAGGGCGCGGTCAACATCTTCCACCGCCGTCTGCACGGCGACCTCCAGCGTCAGGCCCTGACCGTGGTGCTGCTGTCCGTGGCCGCCGTCGCCATCACCACCGTGGCCTTCATGGTCTTCTCCGACCACAGCCTGGACCAGTCGCTGTTCGAGGTCACGTCCGCCTTCGCCACCGTCGGCCTGTCCACCGGCATCACCGCCGACCTGCACCCCGGTCTGCAGCTGCTGCTGATCGCGTTGATGTTCATCGGCCGGCTCGGCCCCATCACCGTCGCCTCCGCGCTCGCCCTGCGCGCCCGCGTCCGCCTGTACGACCTTCCCGAGGAGCGACCCGTCATTGGCTAG
- a CDS encoding STAS domain-containing protein, with translation MPLPQLTVYRHDRGTRALITLAGEIDVESAPLVRVSLARCLRDGIRAIDVDLTPVAFCDCSGLNAFLHAAQQTIEIGGTLRLHHPPATLARILDIAGCGFLLLGLPYDLPPPVEDTPATPAPAPPHGSVQWVPVLSGDVR, from the coding sequence ATGCCCCTGCCACAGCTCACCGTCTACCGCCACGACCGCGGGACACGGGCTCTGATCACCCTGGCCGGTGAGATCGACGTCGAATCCGCGCCGTTGGTGCGCGTGTCCCTGGCGCGGTGCCTGCGGGACGGTATCCGCGCCATCGACGTCGACCTCACCCCCGTCGCCTTCTGCGACTGCAGCGGACTCAACGCGTTCCTCCACGCCGCACAACAGACCATCGAGATCGGCGGGACCCTGCGCCTGCACCACCCGCCGGCGACGCTGGCTCGGATTCTCGACATCGCCGGCTGCGGGTTCCTCCTCCTCGGCCTTCCGTACGACCTGCCACCTCCTGTCGAAGACACCCCGGCCACACCCGCTCCAGCCCCGCCGCACGGGTCGGTCCAGTGGGTGCCCGTTCTCTCGGGTGATGTGCGATGA
- a CDS encoding GAF and ANTAR domain-containing protein: MGPDSRSTRIRMLVAEQAARRGARVGVVDVCTAAVAALPVCGAGLSAMSKGAPSHPLCSTDDVSEQLEELQLTLGEGPCVDAFLHGSAVLVPDLLARDEQDRWMVFAEAALEAGARAVFALPLQMGAISAGVLDLYAHVPVRLNAAELADALAFADLATLVLLDARIDETGGPRGEPVEDLGAYRAEIDQAGGILTVQLGVGIEEATVRLRAYAYAQGRRLADVAADVVARRLRFPTDAETDQPDEET; encoded by the coding sequence GTGGGCCCTGACAGCCGGTCGACCCGCATTCGGATGCTGGTGGCCGAGCAGGCGGCCCGACGAGGTGCCCGGGTCGGTGTGGTGGACGTGTGCACCGCGGCCGTGGCCGCGCTGCCGGTCTGCGGGGCCGGGCTGTCGGCCATGTCCAAGGGCGCGCCGAGCCACCCGCTGTGCAGCACCGACGACGTCAGCGAGCAGTTGGAAGAGCTCCAGCTCACGCTGGGCGAGGGGCCCTGTGTGGACGCCTTCCTGCATGGCTCGGCCGTCCTGGTACCCGATCTGCTCGCCCGTGACGAGCAGGACCGTTGGATGGTGTTCGCCGAGGCGGCCCTGGAAGCCGGGGCGCGCGCGGTGTTCGCGCTCCCTCTGCAGATGGGGGCGATCAGCGCGGGAGTTCTGGACCTGTACGCCCACGTTCCGGTCCGGTTGAACGCGGCTGAACTGGCAGACGCGTTGGCGTTCGCCGATCTCGCGACTCTGGTGCTGCTCGACGCGCGCATCGACGAGACGGGCGGGCCGCGCGGTGAGCCCGTCGAGGACCTGGGCGCGTACCGGGCGGAGATCGACCAGGCCGGCGGCATCCTGACCGTCCAGCTCGGCGTCGGCATCGAAGAAGCCACCGTCCGGCTTCGTGCCTACGCCTATGCGCAGGGACGCCGACTCGCCGACGTGGCCGCGGACGTGGTGGCCCGTCGGCTCCGTTTCCCAACGGACGCGGAGACGGACCAGCCCGATGAGGAAACCTGA
- a CDS encoding GAF and ANTAR domain-containing protein, with translation MDQQLLAKTFVELADNLVADFDLIDFLRLLTDRCVGMLDASAAGVLLADRDGRLRVMAASDEQVRLLELFQLQNDEGPCLDCFRTGAPVIIHDLTREVDRWPRFVTAAHRSGFGAVQALPMRLRDETVGALNLFRAAPGPFDPPATLIAQALADVATISLLQQRTAHRGTVLNEQLQTALNSRVLIEQAKGKLAERQGIDMEQAFSALRGYARAHNRRLADVARAFIDDSEPLAGLGS, from the coding sequence ATGGATCAACAGCTTCTGGCCAAGACCTTCGTCGAGCTGGCCGACAACCTGGTCGCCGACTTCGACCTCATCGACTTCCTGCGCCTGCTGACCGACCGCTGCGTCGGCATGCTCGACGCGAGCGCCGCCGGGGTGCTGCTCGCCGACCGGGACGGCAGACTCCGCGTCATGGCCGCCTCCGACGAACAGGTGCGCCTGCTGGAGCTCTTCCAGCTCCAGAACGACGAAGGCCCCTGCCTCGACTGCTTCCGCACCGGCGCACCGGTGATCATCCACGACCTGACCCGGGAGGTCGATCGCTGGCCACGCTTCGTCACCGCGGCACACCGCAGCGGATTCGGGGCCGTCCAGGCCCTGCCCATGCGCCTGCGGGACGAGACCGTGGGCGCCCTGAACCTCTTCCGCGCCGCGCCCGGCCCCTTCGACCCGCCCGCCACGCTCATCGCTCAGGCGCTGGCCGACGTCGCCACCATCAGCCTGCTGCAACAACGCACCGCCCACCGCGGCACGGTGCTCAACGAACAGCTGCAGACGGCGCTGAACAGCCGGGTGCTGATCGAACAGGCCAAGGGGAAGCTCGCCGAGCGCCAGGGCATCGACATGGAGCAGGCGTTCAGCGCGCTGCGCGGCTACGCCCGCGCCCACAACCGGCGCCTGGCCGACGTGGCCCGCGCCTTCATCGACGACTCCGAACCCCTCGCCGGCCTGGGGTCTTGA
- a CDS encoding HTTM domain-containing protein, translated as METEQARTRYRGAPEPADAGTSRRVTEQIGALLTVLTERPVSLYAAAVLRIGYGLLYLVFLLREFPHRDEIWGPGSPWTPELARQLFGQTGWVSILTLSDSRVYFEVCYAAALVTSALFMLGWRTRVVSVLFAVVVASFHARAIFMTDGGDNLILLMAVYLVLTACGRRWSLDARRARRQASVEKGESTWAGSVAGELRRQPGTSRRTLTAVLHNCGMFVIAAQVCFLYGAAGLYKVQGATWGNGTALHYVLNLDLFRPWPALSLAAAEHEVLTAIACYLTVLLQVAFPFVLFGRLKYPVLTMLLGMHLGIAVLMGLPLFSGAMIIADAVFVPDRFYRSLGQLWRRTGRWTHAREAEAPPQGEPALVPPQAVPASR; from the coding sequence ATGGAAACTGAGCAGGCACGGACACGGTACCGGGGTGCTCCCGAGCCGGCGGACGCAGGCACGTCGCGCCGTGTGACGGAGCAGATCGGCGCGCTGCTCACCGTCCTGACCGAGCGGCCGGTCTCGCTGTACGCCGCGGCCGTCCTGCGGATCGGGTACGGGCTGCTCTATCTCGTCTTCCTGCTGCGCGAGTTTCCGCACCGCGACGAGATCTGGGGTCCTGGTTCACCGTGGACGCCCGAGCTGGCGAGGCAGCTGTTCGGCCAGACGGGCTGGGTCAGCATCCTCACCCTGTCCGACAGCCGGGTGTACTTCGAGGTCTGTTACGCGGCAGCTCTCGTCACGTCCGCGTTGTTCATGCTGGGCTGGCGGACCCGAGTGGTGTCCGTCCTGTTCGCGGTCGTGGTGGCGTCGTTCCACGCCAGGGCGATCTTCATGACCGACGGAGGGGACAACCTCATCCTCCTGATGGCCGTCTACCTCGTCCTCACCGCGTGCGGCCGGCGCTGGTCCCTGGATGCGCGCAGAGCCCGTCGCCAAGCCTCCGTGGAAAAGGGGGAAAGTACCTGGGCAGGCTCGGTAGCAGGCGAGCTCCGGCGTCAACCAGGCACCTCTCGCCGGACCTTGACGGCCGTACTCCACAACTGCGGCATGTTCGTCATCGCGGCCCAGGTCTGCTTCCTCTACGGGGCCGCGGGCCTCTACAAGGTGCAGGGCGCCACCTGGGGCAACGGCACCGCCCTGCACTACGTCCTGAACCTCGACCTGTTCCGGCCCTGGCCCGCACTCTCCCTCGCGGCGGCCGAGCACGAGGTACTGACCGCCATCGCCTGCTACCTGACCGTGCTCCTGCAGGTCGCCTTCCCGTTCGTCCTGTTCGGACGGCTCAAGTACCCGGTCCTGACCATGCTGCTGGGCATGCACCTGGGCATCGCCGTCCTCATGGGGCTGCCCCTCTTCTCCGGTGCGATGATCATCGCGGACGCCGTGTTCGTGCCGGACCGCTTCTACCGGTCGCTGGGGCAGCTGTGGCGGCGCACCGGACGTTGGACACACGCCAGGGAGGCTGAGGCGCCACCTCAGGGGGAACCGGCTCTCGTGCCGCCACAGGCTGTACCGGCGAGCCGGTGA
- a CDS encoding DUF5819 family protein: MVLCLATALVHVLLVFLHVAPPNPLSQQYSRQVSAWIFPLFEQNWRLFAPDPESVNRQISARTLHTAPDGTEQVSGWFDLTAVDDSAVKHNAFPSHTAQNMLRRAWSSYLETHGGDDQPHSERALMAQRYLTNIAADRIADHRGGTFESVQLRVITVPIARPAAASGPDASAAVRKAAQTRYLPWWKVASHGN; encoded by the coding sequence GTGGTCCTGTGTCTGGCGACGGCCCTGGTCCACGTCCTCCTCGTGTTCCTGCACGTGGCGCCCCCCAACCCTCTCTCCCAGCAGTACAGCCGGCAGGTCAGTGCGTGGATCTTCCCCTTGTTCGAGCAGAACTGGAGACTCTTCGCACCGGATCCGGAGTCGGTCAACCGGCAGATCTCGGCGAGGACCCTGCACACCGCCCCGGACGGCACCGAGCAGGTGAGCGGCTGGTTCGATCTGACGGCCGTCGACGACTCGGCGGTGAAGCACAACGCCTTCCCGAGCCATACGGCGCAGAACATGCTGCGGCGGGCATGGAGCTCCTACCTCGAAACCCATGGCGGCGACGACCAGCCTCACTCGGAGCGGGCGCTGATGGCGCAGCGGTACCTGACCAACATCGCGGCGGATCGCATCGCCGACCACCGCGGCGGCACCTTCGAGTCCGTCCAGCTGCGGGTGATCACCGTGCCCATCGCCCGCCCTGCCGCGGCGAGTGGCCCCGACGCGTCCGCCGCGGTGCGGAAGGCTGCCCAAACGCGGTATCTGCCCTGGTGGAAGGTGGCCTCCCATGGAAACTGA
- a CDS encoding ice-binding family protein: protein MTLNIPDAPLRRTMSVWISAVTAVVIAAVVLAMTPTRANAIATPVPLGTAASFAVLAGSAVTNTGPSVITGDLGVHPGTAISGFPPGLVLGTQHSADSVAEQAKTDLAAAYDNAAGQATDAALPPDAGGLTLVPGVYTASSTLGLTGTLTLDAQGDPNAVWVFQVGSGLTTATGSEVSLINGASPCNVYWQVGSSATLGTDSTFVGTIMAMTSISVTTEATIDGRALARTGAVTLDTNTINRGTCAADTTGGTTNGTTGGLVTGGVVAGATTGETTGGTTVGVIGGVPTGGGTGGLLGGLLGGVLTTGGTTGGTTGGTTGGTTGGVTGGAIGGNGHDHGGKPGGHGHGGKPGGHGHGGKPGGHGHGGKPEGYGSGHEDHHEKY from the coding sequence ATGACGCTGAATATCCCTGACGCACCTCTACGACGAACCATGTCGGTCTGGATCTCGGCGGTAACCGCCGTCGTGATCGCCGCTGTCGTCCTCGCGATGACGCCGACACGGGCAAACGCCATTGCCACACCCGTGCCCCTGGGCACGGCGGCCAGCTTCGCGGTACTGGCCGGTTCCGCGGTCACCAACACCGGTCCCTCGGTGATCACCGGGGATCTCGGAGTGCACCCGGGGACGGCCATCTCCGGCTTCCCGCCGGGCCTGGTGCTCGGCACCCAGCACTCCGCGGACTCGGTCGCGGAGCAGGCCAAGACCGATTTGGCCGCGGCGTACGACAACGCGGCCGGGCAGGCCACCGATGCCGCGCTTCCCCCGGACGCCGGTGGCCTGACGCTGGTACCGGGCGTCTACACCGCGTCCTCCACTCTCGGTCTCACCGGCACCCTCACCCTGGACGCCCAGGGCGACCCCAACGCCGTCTGGGTGTTCCAGGTCGGTTCGGGTCTGACGACGGCGACCGGCAGCGAGGTGAGCCTCATCAACGGTGCCTCGCCGTGCAACGTGTACTGGCAGGTCGGCAGTTCGGCCACGCTCGGTACCGACTCCACCTTCGTGGGCACCATCATGGCCATGACCTCGATCAGTGTCACCACGGAAGCGACCATCGACGGCCGCGCGCTGGCCCGCACCGGCGCCGTGACGCTTGACACCAACACGATCAACCGGGGTACGTGTGCCGCCGACACCACGGGTGGCACGACCAATGGCACGACCGGTGGTCTGGTCACGGGCGGTGTGGTCGCCGGTGCTACGACCGGTGAGACCACAGGGGGCACCACGGTCGGCGTCATCGGCGGCGTGCCGACGGGTGGTGGTACCGGTGGTCTCCTGGGCGGCCTTCTCGGTGGCGTCCTGACGACCGGTGGAACCACAGGCGGCACGACCGGTGGCACGACCGGTGGCACGACCGGTGGCGTGACCGGTGGCGCGATCGGTGGAAACGGCCACGATCACGGTGGGAAGCCCGGTGGTCACGGCCACGGTGGGAAGCCCGGTGGTCACGGCCACGGTGGGAAGCCCGGTGGTCACGGCCACGGTGGGAAGCCCGAGGGCTACGGCAGCGGTCACGAGGATCACCACGAGAAGTACTAG